Proteins encoded together in one Sinorhizobium meliloti window:
- a CDS encoding HlyD family type I secretion periplasmic adaptor subunit, with protein MQSDRRSTEPRNPAEWYAEVPRSIRLHSLVGMALIAISFGGFGYWAFAAPLAAAIIAQGSFVANGNNKIVQHLEGGIIEELLVAEGDKVKAGDILVKLDQTVARANARMLNLKRLRLEAVVGRLRAEAVGEDAFSVPEIVARQADDPDIRAIIESQNVNFQSKKIKLRDQLNLIDQNIRSLEFRARGYALQQASFNRQLEILNEEREAKSKLADKGLIRRPELMALDRAIADAIGEIGRLESEVKESYTQIDRYRQEAVIAVNTNKQAALDGLEAAEADLDSVREQVREASEVLGRATIRSPVDGTVVRSYFHTAGGVIASGKPIMEILPANVPLIIEAQLLRTAIDQLKVGEDATIRLSALNRRTTPVLKGKVFYVSADSIEEEVAGGQQRDVYIVRVEVPASEIGRIHGFHPVPGMPAEVLITTSERTFFEYLTKPITDSMSRAFKET; from the coding sequence ATGCAAAGCGACAGGCGGAGCACCGAACCCCGAAATCCGGCGGAGTGGTATGCCGAGGTCCCCCGGTCGATCCGGCTCCACAGTCTGGTTGGCATGGCGCTGATCGCGATCTCCTTCGGCGGCTTCGGCTACTGGGCTTTCGCGGCACCGCTCGCCGCGGCAATCATCGCCCAGGGAAGCTTCGTCGCCAACGGCAACAACAAGATCGTCCAGCATCTGGAGGGCGGCATCATCGAGGAACTGCTGGTCGCCGAGGGCGACAAGGTCAAGGCCGGCGACATTCTCGTGAAGCTCGATCAGACGGTCGCCCGGGCCAACGCCCGTATGCTCAACCTCAAGCGTCTCCGCCTCGAGGCAGTCGTCGGGCGGCTGAGGGCGGAGGCGGTGGGCGAAGATGCCTTCAGCGTACCCGAAATCGTCGCCCGGCAGGCCGACGATCCCGACATTCGCGCCATCATCGAAAGCCAGAACGTCAATTTTCAGAGCAAGAAGATCAAGCTGCGCGACCAGCTGAACCTGATCGACCAGAACATTCGTTCGCTTGAATTCCGGGCCCGAGGATACGCTCTGCAGCAGGCATCGTTCAACCGGCAGCTGGAGATTCTCAACGAGGAGCGTGAGGCCAAGAGCAAGCTCGCCGACAAGGGCCTGATCCGGCGCCCGGAACTCATGGCGTTGGACCGCGCGATCGCCGACGCGATCGGCGAGATCGGCCGGCTCGAATCCGAGGTCAAGGAGAGCTACACGCAGATCGACCGCTACCGCCAGGAGGCGGTCATCGCCGTCAATACCAACAAGCAGGCGGCGCTCGACGGCCTCGAAGCGGCCGAGGCCGATCTCGACAGCGTACGCGAGCAGGTTCGCGAGGCGTCCGAAGTGCTCGGCCGCGCCACCATCCGTTCGCCTGTCGATGGCACCGTCGTACGCAGCTATTTCCATACGGCCGGCGGCGTCATCGCAAGCGGAAAGCCGATCATGGAGATCCTGCCGGCCAATGTGCCGCTGATCATCGAGGCGCAGCTGCTGCGCACCGCCATCGATCAGCTCAAGGTCGGCGAAGATGCCACGATCCGGCTTTCGGCACTCAACCGCCGCACGACGCCGGTGCTGAAAGGCAAGGTCTTCTACGTCTCGGCGGATTCGATCGAGGAGGAAGTAGCCGGCGGCCAGCAGCGCGACGTCTATATCGTGCGCGTCGAAGTTCCGGCGAGCGAGATCGGACGCATCCACGGCTTTCACCCCGTGCCCGGAATGCCGGCCGAAGTGTTGATCACCACATCGGAGCGCACCTTCTTTGAGTATCTGACGAAGCCCATCACAGACAGCATGTCGCGCGCGTTCAAGGAGACCTGA
- a CDS encoding MarR family winged helix-turn-helix transcriptional regulator: MAEERFELENFLPYRLNRAAEFVALRFAAQYKARYQLTRPEWRTLAALGSSRRSMTATEIGAHSAMHKTKVSRAVFSLEQRRWLKREQDGRDRRFEHLALTPAGRQAFRELTELASDYQTELHSVLGAENMEALSQGLGAVERAMNNL; this comes from the coding sequence ATGGCCGAAGAGCGGTTCGAACTGGAGAACTTCCTGCCCTATCGGCTGAACCGGGCGGCGGAATTCGTCGCCTTGCGCTTTGCCGCACAATACAAAGCGCGTTACCAGCTGACGCGGCCGGAATGGCGAACGCTTGCGGCACTCGGCAGCTCCCGCCGCAGCATGACGGCAACCGAAATCGGCGCGCACTCCGCCATGCACAAGACGAAAGTAAGCCGCGCGGTCTTCAGCCTCGAGCAGCGCCGCTGGTTGAAGCGCGAGCAGGACGGGCGAGACCGCCGTTTCGAGCATCTGGCGCTGACGCCGGCAGGTCGGCAGGCCTTTAGGGAGCTGACGGAGCTTGCGAGCGACTATCAAACGGAGCTGCATTCCGTGCTTGGAGCAGAGAATATGGAGGCGCTTTCGCAGGGCCTGGGCGCCGTGGAACGGGCGATGAATAATCTCTAG
- a CDS encoding helix-turn-helix transcriptional regulator — translation MYRASSGLGGFEDSKSVLPKKSKIVMLARTDLFAECLTQAIGARFQDQEVVRLSDADSLLDGNLVGVTLVMLYRVPMANFPSIIRMIHEFHPKAAVGLLVENAEGIDASVSHLVEEGMIHGVLPLNLHLDVCLTAIDLLMKGGEHFPAALLRRLAPKNPGERDLATPNETASESVDPERGKGFGGQVVLTTREIQILDLICMGTQNKIIADRLGLSENTVKVHVRNIYKKMNVRNRTEAASRYFRNDGGVGPSRTPSPTRWRN, via the coding sequence ATGTATCGTGCGAGTTCGGGGTTGGGCGGGTTCGAAGACAGCAAAAGTGTTTTACCGAAAAAAAGCAAAATAGTCATGCTAGCCAGGACGGACCTCTTCGCCGAGTGTCTGACCCAGGCGATCGGCGCACGCTTTCAGGACCAGGAAGTGGTGCGGCTTTCGGACGCCGACAGCCTTCTGGACGGCAACCTCGTAGGTGTGACGCTGGTCATGCTCTACCGCGTGCCCATGGCGAACTTTCCATCGATCATCAGGATGATTCATGAGTTCCACCCGAAAGCGGCCGTCGGTCTGCTGGTCGAAAACGCGGAAGGGATCGACGCGTCGGTTTCGCATCTGGTCGAGGAGGGGATGATCCACGGCGTGTTGCCCCTGAATCTCCACCTCGACGTTTGCCTTACCGCCATCGACCTCCTGATGAAGGGCGGCGAACATTTTCCCGCCGCACTGCTCAGGCGCCTTGCGCCGAAGAATCCTGGAGAGCGGGACCTCGCCACCCCGAACGAGACGGCTTCTGAAAGTGTCGATCCGGAGCGCGGGAAAGGATTTGGCGGCCAGGTCGTCCTCACGACACGCGAAATCCAGATTCTCGATCTCATCTGCATGGGCACGCAGAACAAGATCATCGCAGATCGCCTCGGACTGTCCGAAAACACCGTCAAGGTGCATGTGCGCAACATCTACAAGAAGATGAACGTGCGCAATCGCACCGAGGCGGCCTCCCGCTATTTCAGAAACGACGGAGGCGTGGGCCCTTCCCGCACGCCGTCGCCGACGCGCTGGCGCAACTGA
- a CDS encoding tetratricopeptide repeat protein, whose translation MTVHVIDCIEEFKKNHRNWNKIYRSDPEAHAFLSWPWLQEYLPHRERWLILAWKHRAAGKRYDAFLPLELATSQDEDTGLFVDEILMIGNYGTGRTGFLCAPGLESEAADAFAGILASENWTSIRFDRCGAASARLERLLDAFPEGEFARVDPADEGERIDACGRRLRSMLLRTLTGRNLRDCLNRRSLGIVLERAVALHAFGDFDGAEAGYRQLIRTVPGHVEARCRLAHLLSDVGEYGEAEHLYRTLLPAVPNADDVLHWLGDTQMAQAFYRKAGKTFQELLARYPHRGILRYKLAVARLASGQRDAAVATFQSFHDIVSDDANHVLCKTRAQEILTRLRGVAGMEEQDEEQEPEQETQAQEDAIRLTAAAQPLLTPLLPAGSSAHLHAKPSTYGWKASKLKH comes from the coding sequence ATGACAGTCCACGTTATCGACTGCATCGAAGAATTTAAAAAAAATCATAGAAACTGGAACAAGATATATCGTTCAGATCCGGAAGCGCACGCTTTTCTCTCCTGGCCCTGGCTGCAGGAATACCTTCCGCACCGCGAGAGGTGGCTCATTCTGGCCTGGAAACACCGCGCCGCCGGAAAACGGTACGACGCGTTCCTGCCGCTCGAGCTGGCGACCTCTCAGGACGAGGACACGGGTCTCTTCGTCGACGAAATTCTGATGATCGGCAATTACGGAACCGGACGCACCGGCTTTCTCTGCGCACCTGGCCTTGAAAGCGAGGCGGCGGACGCATTCGCCGGCATCCTCGCGTCCGAAAACTGGACAAGCATCCGGTTCGACCGCTGCGGCGCGGCCTCGGCGCGGCTCGAACGGTTGCTCGATGCCTTTCCCGAAGGGGAGTTTGCGCGCGTCGACCCCGCCGACGAGGGAGAGAGGATCGACGCCTGCGGGCGTCGCCTCCGCAGTATGCTTCTCAGAACCCTCACGGGCAGGAACCTGCGCGACTGCCTCAATCGCCGCAGCCTGGGCATCGTCTTGGAGCGGGCGGTGGCGCTGCACGCCTTTGGCGACTTCGACGGAGCCGAAGCGGGCTATCGGCAGTTGATCCGCACCGTTCCGGGACATGTCGAGGCGCGCTGTCGCCTTGCGCATCTCTTGAGCGACGTGGGCGAATATGGGGAGGCGGAGCATCTTTATCGCACTTTGCTGCCGGCAGTGCCGAACGCGGACGACGTTCTCCATTGGCTCGGCGACACGCAAATGGCGCAGGCATTCTACCGCAAGGCGGGCAAGACGTTTCAAGAGCTGCTTGCCCGCTACCCGCATCGAGGCATCCTGCGCTACAAACTCGCGGTCGCGCGCTTGGCTTCGGGCCAAAGGGATGCCGCTGTCGCCACCTTCCAGAGCTTCCACGACATCGTATCCGACGACGCGAACCACGTGCTCTGCAAGACGAGGGCACAGGAGATCCTGACCCGCCTGAGGGGTGTCGCCGGCATGGAGGAGCAGGATGAGGAGCAGGAGCCGGAGCAGGAGACGCAGGCGCAGGAGGATGCGATTCGGTTGACGGCAGCTGCGCAGCCGCTCCTGACACCTCTGCTGCCCGCGGGCTCATCCGCCCATCTGCATGCGAAACCGTCGACATATGGCTGGAAGGCCTCGAAATTGAAGCACTGA
- a CDS encoding type I secretion system permease/ATPase, which translates to MNDMSKWYAGRGKPQRQDVARLELPEIAEAEAATPFERPPGPNGKADAARLSERKQASASADACRDEGDVSKVERRQAPGLPRTIENDPGPMKQDDIRPVERSATGEGQASEDGGGRSTLHKRMGPANFAASLHNGMAAVRRNMLIVIAFTLAINVLVLAIPIYLFQISDRVLTSRSQDTLVMLTVAVLGAVALQVILDAIRRFILMRTAVEIEVQLGTPILSAAARASLHGSGRDYQILGDLQQLRAFITSGTLTAFLDAPLTPLFVVVVYLIQPQLGMIVILCCTVLIVIAYLNQKATTKPFSEANASLGRANFHLDSMARNAQIINALAMIPEAVRMWGQETAASLKAQVYAQDRNIIFTGASRAVRMFTQVALLGWGAHLAMEGQLTGGMVIAASIIAGRALAPVEGAIEGWNQLNHSRAAYQRIRQLLLTSPLNFPRLRLPKPEGRLDVERILFVPPPQKRVILNGISFSLAKGESLAVIGNSGSGKTTLGKMLVGSILPTSGSVRLDLMDLRNWDQRQFGESIGYLPQDVQLFPGTIKANICRMREDVDDGMVYEAAVLADVHELIATFPQGYETVVAADGAPLSGGQKQRIALARAFFGNPKFVVLDEPNSNLDSNGEAALARALVHARKEGITTVTITQRPALLQCVDKIMVLHEGTVAMFGARNEVLAALGAKAEGDRGQSRIHGD; encoded by the coding sequence ATGAACGACATGTCGAAGTGGTATGCCGGGCGAGGCAAGCCGCAGCGCCAGGATGTCGCACGGCTGGAGCTGCCCGAGATAGCCGAAGCCGAGGCTGCGACACCCTTCGAAAGGCCGCCAGGGCCGAACGGAAAGGCAGACGCGGCAAGGCTCTCGGAGCGAAAGCAAGCATCGGCATCGGCCGATGCGTGCCGCGACGAGGGCGACGTTTCCAAGGTGGAAAGACGGCAGGCTCCGGGGCTGCCGCGAACAATCGAAAATGACCCGGGCCCGATGAAGCAGGACGACATTCGCCCGGTTGAACGCAGCGCAACAGGTGAAGGGCAAGCGAGCGAAGACGGCGGTGGCAGGAGCACGCTTCACAAGCGCATGGGACCGGCGAACTTCGCCGCCAGCCTGCACAACGGCATGGCCGCTGTCCGGCGCAACATGCTGATCGTCATCGCTTTCACCCTGGCCATCAACGTCCTCGTCCTAGCCATCCCGATCTATTTGTTCCAGATCTCCGATCGGGTCCTGACGAGCCGCTCGCAGGACACGCTGGTCATGCTGACGGTCGCCGTGCTCGGCGCCGTGGCGCTCCAAGTCATTCTCGACGCGATCCGCCGCTTCATCCTGATGCGCACCGCCGTCGAAATCGAGGTCCAGCTCGGCACACCGATCCTCAGTGCGGCAGCCCGGGCCTCGCTGCACGGAAGCGGCCGGGACTACCAGATATTGGGCGACCTGCAGCAGCTTCGCGCCTTCATCACCTCCGGCACGCTCACCGCTTTCCTCGACGCTCCGCTGACACCGCTCTTCGTGGTCGTGGTCTACCTCATACAGCCACAACTCGGCATGATCGTCATCCTGTGTTGTACGGTTCTGATCGTCATCGCCTATCTCAATCAGAAGGCGACGACAAAACCATTCAGCGAAGCCAATGCCTCGCTCGGCCGGGCCAATTTCCATCTCGATTCGATGGCCCGCAACGCCCAGATCATCAATGCGCTGGCGATGATTCCGGAAGCAGTCAGAATGTGGGGCCAGGAGACGGCGGCCTCGCTCAAGGCGCAGGTCTACGCCCAGGACCGCAACATAATCTTCACCGGCGCATCCAGGGCCGTGCGGATGTTCACCCAGGTGGCGCTTCTCGGCTGGGGAGCGCATCTGGCGATGGAAGGACAACTGACCGGCGGCATGGTGATCGCCGCTTCGATCATTGCCGGGCGTGCGCTCGCGCCCGTCGAAGGAGCCATCGAGGGCTGGAACCAGCTCAATCACTCCCGCGCCGCCTATCAGCGCATCAGGCAGCTCTTGCTCACCTCGCCCTTGAACTTCCCGCGGCTGCGCCTGCCGAAGCCGGAAGGCAGGCTCGACGTCGAGCGCATCCTCTTCGTCCCGCCGCCGCAGAAGCGCGTAATCCTGAACGGCATCTCCTTTTCGCTGGCAAAGGGGGAATCGCTTGCGGTCATCGGCAATTCCGGCTCCGGCAAGACCACCCTCGGCAAGATGCTGGTCGGCTCGATACTGCCCACATCCGGCAGTGTACGCCTCGATCTCATGGATCTGCGCAACTGGGATCAGCGCCAGTTCGGCGAAAGCATCGGCTACCTTCCCCAGGACGTTCAGCTCTTTCCGGGAACGATCAAGGCCAATATCTGCCGCATGCGCGAGGATGTGGACGATGGCATGGTTTATGAGGCGGCGGTGCTCGCCGATGTGCACGAACTGATCGCAACTTTTCCGCAAGGCTACGAGACCGTGGTCGCCGCTGACGGCGCCCCGCTGTCGGGCGGTCAGAAACAGCGCATAGCTCTGGCGCGCGCCTTCTTCGGCAATCCGAAATTCGTCGTCCTCGACGAGCCGAATTCGAACCTCGACAGCAATGGCGAGGCCGCACTTGCCCGCGCGCTGGTGCATGCGAGGAAGGAGGGCATCACCACTGTCACCATCACGCAGCGCCCTGCTCTCCTGCAATGTGTCGACAAGATCATGGTGCTGCACGAAGGCACCGTGGCGATGTTCGGCGCCCGAAACGAGGTGCTCGCCGCGCTTGGCGCAAAGGCCGAAGGCGACCGCGGGCAATCCCGCATTCACGGAGACTGA
- a CDS encoding class I SAM-dependent methyltransferase: MSQFQIVLDGESLITPAAIATEFNSQRIEFYEEQLATAKAEIALILNIAQQQFGQRRDPAEIIHRIAGSLHDVRNKYQPSVWQELIPLIQNHTVSDFFLQDPFTRWSFEKPRGYSGDAQLLDFIYGHPSIAGDVARATPLGRALYDYTKDASSSVAVRERRDLLTRHVDEIAATRGGEAEILTIAAGHLREANRSAALREGSLKRWVALDQDPLSVGSIARDFMGTRIEAVDGSVKSLLTRSQELGQFDFIYAAGLYDYLTEKVAVKLTRRCLEMLKPNGVFLFANFARDIHVDGYMETFMNWALLLRSEFDMWQIIHASADREAIEARVQFGANRNVVYGIIQKRS, from the coding sequence GTGAGCCAATTTCAGATCGTACTAGACGGCGAGAGCCTTATTACGCCCGCCGCCATCGCAACCGAATTCAATTCCCAGAGAATCGAGTTTTACGAAGAACAGCTGGCGACAGCAAAGGCCGAGATTGCGCTGATTCTGAACATCGCGCAGCAACAGTTCGGACAGCGGCGAGACCCTGCGGAGATAATACATCGGATTGCCGGGTCTCTTCATGATGTGCGCAATAAATATCAGCCGAGCGTCTGGCAGGAGCTGATACCGCTGATCCAGAATCACACGGTGTCGGACTTCTTCCTGCAGGACCCGTTTACGCGCTGGTCGTTCGAAAAGCCCCGGGGTTATTCCGGCGATGCCCAGTTGCTCGACTTCATCTATGGACATCCGAGCATTGCCGGGGATGTGGCAAGGGCCACGCCGCTCGGGCGAGCGCTCTACGATTACACCAAGGACGCCTCATCTTCGGTGGCCGTGCGGGAGCGGCGCGACCTGCTGACGCGCCATGTCGACGAGATCGCGGCGACACGGGGAGGGGAGGCCGAGATCCTGACGATCGCCGCCGGGCACCTGCGTGAGGCCAACCGCTCGGCAGCCTTGCGGGAGGGGAGCCTGAAACGGTGGGTCGCCCTCGATCAGGATCCGCTGAGCGTCGGTTCGATCGCGCGCGACTTCATGGGAACTCGCATCGAGGCAGTCGACGGGTCGGTCAAAAGTCTTCTCACCAGGTCACAGGAGCTCGGCCAGTTCGATTTCATCTATGCCGCCGGGCTTTACGACTACCTGACCGAAAAGGTGGCGGTGAAGCTCACCCGGAGATGCCTGGAAATGCTGAAGCCCAACGGGGTCTTCCTTTTTGCCAATTTCGCGCGCGACATCCATGTCGACGGCTACATGGAAACCTTCATGAACTGGGCGCTGCTGCTTCGATCGGAGTTCGACATGTGGCAGATCATTCATGCCAGCGCCGACAGGGAAGCCATCGAAGCGCGCGTGCAGTTCGGTGCGAACCGTAACGTCGTCTACGGGATCATTCAGAAGCGTTCGTAA
- the hmgA gene encoding homogentisate 1,2-dioxygenase, with amino-acid sequence MLEKAEKQRRVGSGQQRTAGYMPGFGNDFETESLPGALPQGQNSPQKCNYGLYAEQLSGSPFTAPRGTNERSWLYRIRPSVRHTGRFRKIDYPHWKTAPHVGEHSLALGQLRWSPLPAPPESLTFLQGIRTMTTAGDALTQAGMAAHAYAFNADMVDDYFFNADGELLIVPETGAIQVFTELGRMEVEPSEICLVPRGMMFKVTRLGEEKVWRGYICENYGAKFTLPDRGPIGANCLANPRDFKTPVAAYEDKETPCRVQVKWCGSFHMVEIGHSPLDVVAWHGNYAPYKYDLKTFSPVGAILFDHPDPSIFTVLTAPSGEEGTANVDFVLFPPRWLVAEHTFRPPWYHRNIMSEFMGLIYGRYDAKEEGFVPGGMSLHNMMLAHGPDFSGFEKASNGELKPVKLDNTMAFMFETRFPQQLTTFAAELETLQDDYMDCWSGLERKFDGTPGIK; translated from the coding sequence ATGTTGGAGAAGGCGGAAAAACAGCGGCGAGTAGGTTCGGGTCAGCAGCGCACAGCCGGCTATATGCCTGGATTCGGCAACGACTTCGAGACGGAAAGCCTGCCTGGGGCGCTCCCGCAGGGGCAGAACAGCCCGCAGAAATGCAATTACGGCCTTTATGCCGAACAGCTGTCCGGCTCACCCTTTACGGCGCCGCGCGGCACCAACGAGCGCTCCTGGCTCTACCGTATCCGACCGAGCGTCCGCCACACCGGGCGTTTCCGCAAGATCGACTATCCGCATTGGAAGACGGCGCCGCATGTGGGCGAGCATTCCCTGGCGCTCGGGCAGTTGCGCTGGAGTCCTTTGCCGGCGCCCCCGGAGAGCCTGACCTTTCTTCAAGGCATCCGCACCATGACGACGGCGGGCGACGCGCTGACGCAAGCCGGCATGGCCGCGCATGCCTATGCCTTCAATGCCGACATGGTGGACGACTACTTTTTCAACGCCGACGGCGAGCTGCTGATCGTTCCGGAAACGGGCGCGATCCAGGTTTTCACCGAGCTCGGCAGGATGGAGGTGGAGCCGTCTGAAATCTGCCTCGTACCGCGCGGCATGATGTTCAAGGTCACGCGCCTCGGAGAGGAGAAGGTCTGGCGCGGGTACATCTGCGAGAATTACGGCGCGAAGTTCACGCTCCCGGATCGCGGCCCGATCGGCGCCAATTGCCTCGCCAATCCGCGCGACTTCAAGACGCCGGTCGCCGCCTACGAGGACAAGGAAACGCCCTGCCGGGTACAGGTGAAGTGGTGCGGCTCCTTCCATATGGTCGAGATCGGCCATTCGCCGCTCGACGTCGTCGCCTGGCACGGCAATTACGCGCCTTACAAATACGACCTCAAGACCTTCTCGCCGGTCGGCGCGATCCTGTTCGACCATCCCGATCCGTCCATCTTCACGGTGTTGACGGCCCCTTCCGGAGAGGAGGGGACGGCCAATGTAGACTTCGTCCTATTCCCGCCCCGCTGGCTGGTCGCCGAGCATACGTTCCGCCCGCCCTGGTATCACCGCAACATCATGAGCGAGTTCATGGGGCTGATCTACGGGCGCTACGACGCCAAGGAGGAAGGATTCGTTCCGGGCGGCATGAGCCTGCACAACATGATGCTGGCGCACGGACCGGACTTCTCCGGCTTCGAGAAGGCGTCGAACGGCGAGCTGAAGCCGGTGAAGCTCGACAACACCATGGCATTCATGTTCGAGACTCGCTTCCCCCAGCAGCTGACGACGTTTGCGGCAGAGCTCGAGACGCTGCAGGACGACTACATGGATTGCTGGTCCGGCCTCGAACGGAAATTCGACGGCACGCCGGGAATCAAGTGA
- a CDS encoding Lrp/AsnC family transcriptional regulator, whose translation MELLDGFDLKILSELQRDGHLTNNELSERVALSPSQCSRRRTRLEAEGFITGYQAQIDRQKLGLDLMVVISVTLATHNRDNAKRFANLVSALPEVLEAYALTGEMDYHLRVVTPDLAGLSRFVNEVLLPHDSVQHVKTSIVLETLKSFEGLPIPARMKG comes from the coding sequence ATGGAGCTGCTTGACGGATTCGACCTCAAGATCCTGAGTGAACTGCAGCGCGACGGTCATCTGACCAACAATGAATTGTCCGAGCGCGTCGCGCTGTCTCCTTCGCAATGTTCGCGCCGGCGTACGCGCCTGGAGGCGGAAGGGTTCATCACCGGCTATCAGGCGCAGATCGACCGTCAGAAGCTGGGGCTTGATCTGATGGTGGTGATTTCGGTCACGCTGGCCACGCATAATCGCGACAATGCCAAGCGTTTCGCCAACCTCGTCTCGGCTCTGCCGGAAGTGCTGGAGGCCTATGCGTTGACCGGTGAAATGGACTACCACCTGCGCGTCGTGACGCCGGATCTTGCCGGGCTCTCCCGCTTCGTCAACGAGGTCCTCCTGCCGCATGACAGCGTGCAGCACGTCAAGACATCGATCGTGCTGGAGACGCTCAAGAGTTTCGAGGGTCTGCCGATACCGGCGCGGATGAAGGGGTAG
- the hppD gene encoding 4-hydroxyphenylpyruvate dioxygenase, with protein sequence MGPFPHDAPPPAISAENPAGTDGFEFVEFAHPEPEKLAELFGRMGYSPVARHKTKDITVWRQGDINYVLNAEAGSHAMRFVGEHGPCAPSMAWRVVDAKHAFEHAVAKGAEAYTGSDKCLDVPAIVGIGGSLLYFVETYGEKGSAYDAEFEWLSERDPKPAGVGFYYLDHLTHNVYRGNMDKWWAFYRELFNFKQIHFFDIDGRITGLVSRAITSPCGKIRIPLNESKDDTSQIEEYLKKYKGEGIQHIAVGTEAIYDATDKLAANGLKFMPGPPETYYEMSHQRVHGHDEPIDRMKTHGILIDGEGVVNGGVTKILLQIFSRTVIGPIFFEFIQRKGDEGFGEGNFRALFESIEADQIRRGALGHEAAE encoded by the coding sequence ATGGGCCCGTTCCCCCATGACGCACCGCCGCCGGCGATTTCGGCGGAAAACCCCGCCGGGACGGACGGTTTCGAGTTTGTGGAGTTCGCCCACCCGGAGCCGGAGAAGCTTGCGGAGCTCTTCGGCCGCATGGGCTATTCGCCGGTCGCCAGGCACAAGACCAAGGACATCACCGTCTGGCGGCAGGGCGATATCAACTATGTCCTGAACGCGGAGGCCGGATCGCATGCCATGCGCTTCGTTGGCGAGCACGGGCCCTGCGCCCCGTCGATGGCCTGGCGCGTCGTCGACGCGAAGCATGCCTTCGAACATGCCGTTGCCAAGGGCGCCGAAGCCTATACCGGCAGCGACAAGTGCCTGGACGTGCCGGCGATCGTCGGCATCGGCGGCTCGCTTCTCTATTTCGTGGAAACCTACGGCGAAAAGGGATCAGCCTACGACGCCGAGTTCGAATGGCTGAGCGAGCGTGATCCGAAGCCGGCCGGAGTCGGCTTCTACTATCTCGACCACCTGACCCACAACGTCTATCGCGGCAACATGGACAAGTGGTGGGCCTTCTATCGCGAACTGTTCAATTTCAAGCAGATCCATTTCTTCGACATCGATGGCCGCATCACCGGTCTCGTCAGCCGGGCGATTACCTCGCCCTGCGGCAAGATCCGCATTCCCCTGAACGAATCGAAGGACGACACGAGCCAGATCGAAGAATATCTGAAGAAGTACAAGGGCGAAGGCATCCAGCACATCGCCGTCGGTACCGAGGCGATCTACGATGCGACCGACAAGCTCGCCGCAAACGGTCTGAAGTTCATGCCGGGGCCGCCGGAAACCTATTATGAAATGTCCCATCAGCGTGTTCACGGACACGACGAGCCGATCGACCGGATGAAGACACACGGCATCCTGATCGATGGCGAGGGCGTGGTGAATGGCGGCGTGACGAAGATCCTGCTGCAGATCTTCTCGCGAACGGTGATCGGTCCGATCTTCTTCGAATTCATCCAGCGCAAGGGCGACGAAGGCTTCGGCGAGGGCAATTTCCGCGCATTGTTCGAATCGATCGAAGCCGACCAGATCCGGCGCGGCGCCCTTGGCCACGAGGCCGCGGAATAA